A window of the Leptospira bourretii genome harbors these coding sequences:
- a CDS encoding FliG C-terminal domain-containing protein produces MIYRQGNNYHFFLANADSVARFQTSIAPFYPIPKKKIPELPSVTTEPILFPQFVYELHYNRQSFVSKSVVTPTYMGSTKVPWDEESKSKPGFSSLTKTIGAICNSPFFLYRGKRDQFQATKYLSLRDIINPELSEDSVREKIEVLYIDVKSKTYLFRLVSILFSGNPKEEETIVSNLFRHEPEFAKFLNKQMFTVEMIPMIHGNFLQEILRDHDERYIKYILPSLSKPVFDVIRSSISKNKMKQILEGPTKKPPEGEDLISLIETELYKRFARNIYYEEGSIFTYREKGEEEQKEEVLFSNAEKFQFFIDGSFLLFYGRTATKLFFKTNDWMESLRFDFFLSRKEIETKEFHRLPPDLLIEIPYYPTGIFLVGGGITKERKPFEFSLLWFDY; encoded by the coding sequence TTGATTTATAGACAAGGAAACAATTACCACTTCTTTTTAGCAAACGCCGACTCGGTGGCACGGTTTCAAACATCCATCGCACCCTTTTATCCGATCCCGAAAAAAAAGATTCCGGAACTTCCTTCTGTGACAACAGAACCCATTCTCTTTCCACAATTTGTATATGAACTGCACTACAATAGGCAATCCTTTGTTTCCAAATCTGTGGTCACACCGACTTACATGGGTAGCACGAAAGTTCCCTGGGATGAGGAATCCAAATCAAAACCAGGGTTTTCTTCTTTAACCAAAACAATAGGTGCTATTTGCAATTCTCCCTTCTTTTTATATCGAGGGAAACGGGATCAGTTCCAAGCGACAAAGTATCTATCCCTCAGGGACATCATAAACCCAGAACTTTCTGAAGATTCGGTACGAGAAAAAATTGAAGTATTGTATATTGATGTAAAAAGTAAAACCTATCTCTTTCGATTAGTCTCCATTCTTTTTTCAGGAAACCCAAAAGAAGAAGAAACCATTGTTTCTAATTTGTTTCGCCATGAACCCGAATTTGCCAAATTCTTAAACAAACAGATGTTTACTGTTGAAATGATTCCCATGATACATGGAAACTTTTTACAAGAGATCCTACGTGACCATGATGAAAGGTATATCAAATACATCCTTCCCAGTCTTTCCAAACCAGTATTCGATGTGATTCGGTCTTCTATCTCCAAAAATAAAATGAAACAGATTTTAGAGGGACCAACAAAAAAACCACCAGAAGGCGAAGATTTGATTTCTCTCATTGAGACGGAACTTTACAAACGGTTTGCAAGAAATATTTATTATGAAGAAGGATCCATCTTTACATACCGGGAAAAGGGAGAAGAAGAACAAAAGGAAGAAGTTCTCTTTTCCAATGCAGAAAAGTTTCAATTTTTTATCGATGGAAGTTTTCTTCTCTTTTATGGAAGGACGGCCACAAAACTTTTTTTCAAAACAAATGATTGGATGGAGAGTTTACGATTTGATTTCTTTTTATCACGAAAAGAAATCGAAACAAAAGAATTTCATAGGCTTCCCCCCGACCTACTCATTGAAATACCGTATTACCCAACAGGGATTTTTCTTGTAGGGGGAGGGATCACCAAAGAAAGGAAACCATTCGAATTTTCTCTCCTTTGGTTTGATTACTAA